A part of Miscanthus floridulus cultivar M001 chromosome 6, ASM1932011v1, whole genome shotgun sequence genomic DNA contains:
- the LOC136456301 gene encoding ADP,ATP carrier protein 2, chloroplastic-like: MESRALLHARPAALLPPRAGLRRPLPLPRPRAVSLSPAAKPALQSPLLASRGPFLPRHDAVLGNGFLKRRAASAGGDVSFRAQAAAASAPAPQPEESSTKFLGIDVKTLKKIVPLGLMFFCILFNYTILRDTKDVLVVTAKGSSAEIIPFLKTWVNLPMAIGFMLLYTKLSNVLSREALFYTVIFPFIAFFGAFAFVLYPLRDVIHPTALADKLLAALGPSFLGPVAILRIWSFCLFYVMAELWGSVVISVLFWGFANQITTVDEAKEFYPLFGLGANIALIFSGRTVKYFSNLRKTLGPGIDGWEVSLKGMMSIVVLLGLVITSIYWGENKFVLNDPSLPKSDRKKKKEKPKLGMKESLKVLLSSRYVRDLATLVVAYGISINLVEVTWKSKLKAQFPSPNEYSSFMGDFSTATGIATFTMMLLGRFILRKFGWGVAAMITPTVLLLTGVGFFSLILFGQPLTPMLATMGMTPLLAAVYVGAMQNIFSKSAKYSLFDPCKEMAYIPLDEDMKVKGKAAIDVVCNPLGKSGGALIQQFMILTFGSLANSTPYLGGILLVTVLAWLGAASSLDKQFSSLAKEDLKKEKAQEKVDPSLLKAPAKGTDDVLVEQTNGSVTSQATGTESSQSNAPPIQ; the protein is encoded by the exons ATGGAGTCGCGCGCCCTCCTGCACGCCCGGCCCGCCGCCCTCCTCCCTCCCCGCGCCGGCCTGCGCCGCCCTCTCCCGCTCCCGCGCCCGCGGGCAGTCTCCCTCTCCCCCGCCGCCAAGCCCGCGCTCCAGTCCCCGCTCCTCGCGTCGAGGGGCCCCTTCCTCCCGCGGCACGATGCGGTTCTGGGGAACGGGTTCCTGAAGCGGAGAGCGGCCAGCGCTGGCGGTGACGTGTCCTTCCGCGCCCAGGCCGCGGCGGCCTCGGCGCCGGCGCCGCAGCCGGAGGAGTCCAGTACAAAGTTCCTCGGCATCGACGTGAAGACGCTCAAGAAGATCGTGCCGCTGGGGCTCATGTTCTTCTGCATCCTCTTCAACTACACCATCCTGCGGGACACCAAGGACGTGCTGGTGGTTACCGCCAAGGGGAGCAGCGCCGAGATCATCCCTTTCCTCAAGACCTGGGTCAACCTGCCCATGGCCATCGGATTCATGCTCCTCTACACCAAGCTTTCCAACGTTCTCTCACGGGAGGCGCTCTTCTACACCGTAATCTTCCCCTTCATCGCCTTCTTCGGCGCCTTCGCCTTCGTGCTCTACCCGCTCAGGGACGTCATCCATCCCACCGCGCTCGCGGACAAGCTTCTCGCCGCGCTCGGCCCGAGCTTCCTTGGCCCGGTGGCGATACTGAGGATTTGGAGCTTCTGCTTATTCTATGTTATGGCTGAGCTCTGGGGCAGCGTCGTCATCTCTGTGCTCTTCTGGGGGTTCGCGAATCAG ATTACCACAGTTGATGAAGCAAAGGAATTCTACCCGTTATTTGGCCTTGGGGCTAATATTGCCCTTATCTTTTCTGGGCGTACTGTGAAGTATTTCTCAAATTTGCGCAAGACATTGGGTCCTGGAATTGATGGCTGGGAGGTATCTTTGAAAGGTATGATGAGCATAGTGGTACTTCTTGGACTTGTCATAACTTCCATATATTGGGGAGAAAACAAGTTTGTTTTGAATGATCCTTCACTTCCAAAGTCTGATCGTAAGAAGAAAAAG GAAAAGCCTAAACTTGGCATGAAAGAGAGTCTGAAGGTTCTGCTCTCCTCGAGGTATGTGAGGGATCTAGCCACCTTAGTGGTTGCTTACGGCATTAGTATCAATCTTGTCGAAGTTACATGGAAATCAAAACTCAAGGCACAG TTCCCTAGTCCAAATGAATACTCATCTTTCATGGGTGATTTCTCGACCGCAACTGGAATTGCAACTTTCACAATGATGTTGTTAGGACGTTTTATACTACGAAAATTTGGCTGGGGTGTGGCTGCAATGATCACCCCCACCGTTCTGTTGCTGACTGGTGTCGGATTCTTCTCTCTGATCTTGTTTGGACAGCCACTGACTCCTATGCTTGCCACGATGGGTATGACTCCCCTACTGGCAGCCGTTTATGTGGGCGCCATGCAAAACATATTTAGCAAGAGTGCAAAGTACAGTTTATTTGACCCATGCAAGGAAATGGCGTATATTCCTTTGGATGAAGATATGAAG GTAAAAGGAAAGGCAGCCATTGATGTTGTTTGCAACCCGCTGGGCAAGTCCGGTGGTGCACTTATCCAACAATTCATGATCCTGACATTCGGATCCCTGGCAAATTCAACTCCATACCTTGGCGGCATACTGCTGGTCACCGTCCTCGCGTGGCTAGGCGCGGCGAGCTCATTGGACAAGCAGTTCTCGAGTTTGGCTAAGGAAGACCTGAAGAAGGAGAAAGCCCAAGAGAAAGTAGATCCCTCGCTACTCAAGGCGCCTGCAAAAGGCACTGATGATGTACTGGTGGAGCAGACAAATGGATCCGTGACGAGCCAAGCAACTGGAACAGAGAGCTCGCAGTCGAACGCACCCCCCATTCAATAG